The following proteins are co-located in the Paenibacillus sp. FSL H8-0079 genome:
- the jag gene encoding RNA-binding cell elongation regulator Jag/EloR, producing the protein MTKVITSGKTVEDAVNQGLTELGVSRDKVEIQVLEQPSKGFLGLIGVKAAKVEVKLLPVPEVVQQPIKPAAHVPEVDALLEGVAAKNPYEEAAAFLKEVAAGMGLDVEVHIKKQRDGHIFNIAGEDLGMIIGRRGQTLDALQYLTNIVANRYSESFVRIVLDAENFRQRRRKTLEDLAERLAGQAIRTGKEVVLEPMPPLERKVIHAKLQNHPQIKTLSKGEEPNRRVVITTK; encoded by the coding sequence ATGACCAAAGTCATTACGTCAGGAAAAACCGTTGAAGATGCTGTAAACCAAGGACTGACCGAGCTTGGCGTAAGTCGGGACAAGGTCGAGATACAAGTGTTAGAGCAGCCGTCAAAAGGATTCCTGGGTTTGATCGGGGTGAAGGCGGCCAAAGTTGAAGTAAAACTATTGCCTGTGCCCGAAGTTGTTCAACAGCCGATCAAGCCAGCCGCGCACGTACCTGAAGTAGATGCATTACTTGAGGGTGTCGCAGCTAAAAATCCCTATGAAGAAGCGGCTGCTTTCTTGAAAGAGGTCGCAGCAGGTATGGGACTGGATGTTGAAGTGCATATCAAAAAACAGCGGGATGGACATATCTTCAATATTGCCGGTGAAGACCTGGGCATGATTATTGGCAGACGTGGACAGACGCTGGATGCGCTTCAGTATCTAACGAACATTGTAGCGAACCGATACTCGGAAAGCTTCGTTCGAATTGTGCTCGACGCGGAGAATTTCCGTCAACGTCGGCGGAAGACGCTGGAGGATCTGGCTGAACGGTTGGCTGGACAAGCAATCCGTACCGGCAAGGAAGTTGTACTGGAGCCAATGCCTCCGCTCGAACGAAAAGTCATTCATGCAAAACTGCAAAATCACCCGCAGATTAAGACGTTAAGTAAGGGCGAAGAGCCCAATCGGCGTGTGGTCATTACCACGAAATAA
- a CDS encoding membrane protein insertase YidC produces the protein MSRLKTSKGKWILLIAVIAMVTVLAGCTPQGAGVTTEDLKNSGSFWQSNVIYWFSLALDTFANWFNGEYGLAVLVMVLIVRTLILPLTMKQVRSSKAMQAIQPQLKEIQAKFKDTPEKVQQETMKLFQENKVNPMAGCLPLLIQMPIYIALYNSIYGNSSLRTHDFLWLQLGEPDHLFILPVLAAITTFIQTWMMMRMNPAQQVGPMQFMLWVYPILIFVMSYQFPSALPLYWFYSNIYTIVQNYFLYRNNDKIVAEVNVKQNSSSKNGAKRKNGGKATVSGKGSKGAKKSK, from the coding sequence GTGTCGCGATTGAAGACATCAAAGGGGAAGTGGATTCTCCTCATTGCAGTCATTGCAATGGTCACTGTACTCGCCGGATGTACTCCACAGGGAGCCGGGGTTACTACGGAAGATCTGAAGAATAGTGGTTCTTTTTGGCAATCTAATGTTATTTACTGGTTCTCACTGGCGCTCGATACATTCGCCAATTGGTTCAACGGTGAATATGGACTGGCCGTCCTCGTGATGGTGCTTATTGTACGGACATTGATTTTACCATTAACAATGAAACAAGTCCGTAGCTCCAAAGCCATGCAGGCCATTCAGCCGCAGCTGAAGGAGATTCAAGCGAAGTTTAAAGATACACCTGAGAAAGTTCAGCAAGAAACGATGAAGTTGTTTCAGGAGAACAAAGTTAATCCGATGGCGGGTTGTCTGCCACTTCTGATTCAGATGCCGATTTACATCGCACTTTATAACTCAATTTACGGAAACTCCAGTCTGAGAACACATGATTTCTTGTGGCTCCAACTCGGGGAACCGGATCACCTGTTTATTTTGCCAGTGCTGGCTGCCATCACAACATTCATTCAAACATGGATGATGATGCGTATGAACCCTGCACAGCAAGTGGGTCCGATGCAGTTTATGCTATGGGTATACCCGATTTTGATCTTCGTGATGTCCTACCAGTTCCCGTCAGCACTTCCGCTGTACTGGTTCTACAGTAACATCTACACGATCGTGCAAAACTATTTCCTTTACCGGAATAATGATAAAATCGTGGCTGAGGTCAACGTGAAGCAGAATAGCTCCTCCAAAAATGGAGCTAAACGCAAAAACGGTGGCAAAGCGACCGTCTCTGGAAAAGGGTCGAAAGGGGCCAAAAAATCGAAATGA
- the rnpA gene encoding ribonuclease P protein component, protein MYKRLRLRNRADFSRVYRYGKSFANHQFVVYGCRRKDTEQFRVGVSCSKKIGNAVVRNRMRRMIKEIVRHHEHEIVTQMDLIFIVRKGALDMPYKEMEKSLLHAMRKGSLLKSSKR, encoded by the coding sequence GTGTATAAAAGACTGCGTCTACGAAACCGGGCGGACTTTAGCCGTGTATACCGGTATGGAAAATCGTTTGCCAATCATCAATTCGTGGTGTATGGCTGCCGCCGTAAAGATACGGAACAATTCCGGGTTGGCGTATCATGCAGCAAGAAAATCGGAAACGCTGTCGTACGCAACCGGATGAGACGCATGATTAAGGAAATTGTTCGTCATCATGAGCATGAGATTGTCACGCAGATGGATCTGATTTTTATCGTCAGAAAAGGTGCACTGGACATGCCCTATAAGGAGATGGAAAAAAGCCTGCTCCATGCGATGCGCAAGGGCTCACTTTTGAAGTCGAGCAAGCGGTAA
- the rpmH gene encoding 50S ribosomal protein L34, with the protein MRPTFKPNVSKRKKVHGFRKRMSTSNGRKILAARRLKGRKNLSA; encoded by the coding sequence TTGAGACCTACATTCAAACCGAACGTTAGCAAACGTAAAAAAGTTCATGGTTTCCGGAAAAGAATGAGCACGAGCAATGGCCGTAAAATTTTGGCCGCACGTCGCCTTAAAGGCCGTAAAAACCTGAGTGCTTAA